The proteins below come from a single Tenuifilum thalassicum genomic window:
- a CDS encoding lysophospholipid acyltransferase family protein — protein MITLFYFILFLISILIVSIIPWWLLYRYSDLMAKLLHDVIKYRVKVTRSNLRLAFPEKEESELVAIEKKSYQNLADISVEALKGFTMRNSIIRQRHRIVNPEILDHFYKNNQSLIGVTGHLFNWEWGALSAGIQLKHHPIAVYKPLSNKLIDWFIKWSRTIRGTELVPMNQTFETFNKNAGKPCLYILVADQSPSKVAKAHWVNFFNQDTACIHGPEKYAKLYNYPLVYIDIKREKRGFYHVELEVLCENPRELAEGEVTKIYMNRLEQSIRENPEGWLWTHRRWKRKRKPA, from the coding sequence TTGATTACCCTTTTTTACTTTATACTATTCCTGATTTCCATTTTAATTGTATCCATCATACCATGGTGGCTCTTGTATAGATACAGCGATTTAATGGCTAAGCTGCTACACGATGTAATTAAATACAGGGTTAAAGTTACACGAAGTAATTTGAGGCTAGCCTTTCCGGAAAAAGAGGAGAGCGAACTAGTTGCAATAGAAAAGAAGTCGTACCAGAATTTAGCCGACATATCCGTTGAAGCCCTTAAGGGCTTTACAATGCGGAACTCAATAATCAGGCAACGTCACAGAATAGTTAATCCAGAAATTTTAGATCATTTTTATAAGAACAATCAGAGTTTAATAGGTGTAACTGGACATTTATTCAACTGGGAATGGGGCGCTCTATCGGCGGGCATACAGCTAAAACACCACCCAATTGCCGTTTACAAACCACTAAGTAACAAGCTAATCGATTGGTTCATAAAATGGAGCAGGACTATTAGAGGGACAGAACTAGTACCTATGAATCAAACCTTTGAAACGTTCAATAAGAATGCAGGCAAACCATGTTTGTACATTCTTGTTGCCGACCAAAGCCCTTCTAAGGTCGCGAAAGCACATTGGGTAAACTTTTTCAACCAGGACACTGCATGCATTCACGGCCCAGAGAAATATGCTAAACTATATAACTACCCTTTGGTTTATATCGATATTAAAAGAGAAAAAAGAGGCTTCTACCATGTAGAATTAGAAGTTCTTTGCGAGAATCCGCGTGAACTTGCCGAAGGTGAGGTTACTAAAATTTACATGAATAGACTAGAACAAAGCATTAGAGA
- a CDS encoding M23 family metallopeptidase yields the protein MRFWYIIILFITPKLLSAQTNQFIQPLKLPPAFSGAFGDIRNNHFHSGVDIRTRGRTGYKVYSIANGYVSRIKVSPVGFGKAIYINHPNGTTAVYAHLQEFKGAIAKYVENAQYSKKTFEIELFPKPSELPVNQGNIIGLTGNSGSSGGPHLHFEVRETSTQKIINPFKFFEQWVNIDVNGPIFKNLVVYTIDSINYLTDNLNLTKHRILVNNKKYYLKDTIEASGKVGFAIEVHDYINRSSLKTGVKKIALKIDNETFFSLELEKFAFSETRYANSFAGLLGNRTNKKLYKLWKEPNCYFSGLKLPQEPSFIDVENGKVYKIDIYAWDHANNMSTLSFYLLGVEQRFTGKNNINNDGKIHLVRWNKEKAIETLNYKVIFPAKCLFHDMLIRVEEHKESNLPFQSINIHNTKTKTFKRYTLKYNTKGIPDSLSSKAYIAKINGKGYEYVGSSRSQNWVTASCNSFGKFTLLVDTISPQIVTQNLMPNSKFDGSTIRYKLIDNTGIKTYNGFIDGKWVLFEWDPKSGILSHQISTKRVSPNKWHTIKIIVTDYLDNKSEYFTKFYW from the coding sequence AGGACTAGGGGACGTACTGGATATAAAGTTTATTCCATAGCCAATGGCTATGTTTCACGAATAAAAGTAAGTCCAGTTGGTTTTGGAAAAGCAATTTATATTAATCACCCGAATGGGACAACCGCGGTTTATGCTCATCTACAAGAATTCAAAGGGGCTATTGCCAAATATGTTGAGAATGCACAATACTCCAAAAAGACGTTTGAAATAGAGCTTTTCCCAAAACCATCGGAACTACCAGTAAACCAAGGTAATATTATAGGACTAACGGGTAATAGTGGCAGTTCGGGTGGCCCTCATCTACACTTTGAGGTAAGGGAAACATCAACACAGAAAATCATAAATCCCTTCAAGTTTTTTGAGCAATGGGTTAACATTGATGTTAATGGACCTATTTTTAAAAATTTGGTAGTTTACACTATTGACAGCATCAACTACCTAACTGATAATTTGAACCTTACCAAACACCGAATACTTGTTAATAATAAAAAATACTATTTAAAAGACACGATTGAAGCATCTGGGAAAGTTGGCTTTGCAATTGAAGTGCACGATTACATAAACCGCTCAAGTTTAAAGACAGGAGTAAAAAAGATTGCTCTTAAGATTGATAATGAAACGTTTTTCTCACTTGAACTTGAAAAATTTGCATTTTCGGAAACAAGGTATGCTAACTCTTTTGCTGGTTTATTAGGAAATAGAACTAACAAAAAACTTTACAAGCTTTGGAAAGAACCTAACTGCTATTTCTCAGGGTTAAAATTGCCTCAAGAACCTAGTTTTATTGATGTTGAAAATGGGAAAGTTTACAAAATAGATATTTACGCGTGGGACCATGCAAATAATATGTCTACTTTATCATTTTATCTATTAGGTGTGGAACAGCGATTTACTGGAAAAAACAACATCAATAATGATGGTAAGATACATCTAGTTAGATGGAACAAAGAAAAAGCAATAGAGACCTTAAATTACAAGGTAATCTTTCCTGCCAAATGTCTTTTTCACGACATGTTAATTAGAGTTGAGGAGCATAAAGAATCTAACCTACCATTTCAATCTATCAATATCCACAACACCAAGACAAAAACCTTCAAAAGATATACTTTAAAGTACAACACTAAAGGAATTCCAGACTCTTTATCATCTAAGGCCTACATTGCAAAAATCAATGGTAAAGGTTACGAGTACGTTGGGAGTAGTAGAAGTCAAAACTGGGTTACAGCATCATGTAATAGTTTTGGGAAATTTACTCTTTTGGTCGATACCATTTCGCCACAAATTGTCACACAGAACTTGATGCCTAATTCAAAGTTTGATGGCTCGACAATAAGGTATAAGCTAATAGACAACACTGGAATTAAAACATATAATGGTTTTATTGATGGGAAATGGGTCCTATTTGAGTGGGATCCAAAGAGTGGAATTTTATCTCACCAAATTAGCACCAAGCGTGTATCACCTAATAAATGGCATACCATTAAAATTATTGTCACTGATTACCTGGATAACAAATCGGAATATTTTACGAAATTTTACTGGTAA